AGCCTGGTGCCTAAATTTCCTAATTATAGACTGTGCTATCCAAATCTCCCTTTTATTTCTTAATCCATACTTTCCTAATAGCTCTTGCTCATAACTAAGCCTATCCTTTATCCAAGGATGACCAGGGCTTTCCCATTTTTTCCTACTTTTTCTCGGATCTCCCATTTATATCACCTTAAGAGGACTTCTGCTGTTGAGATGACTGTTGTGCTTGAGGTTGAGCTGCCTTCTTTCTAGCAACACCTACAGTCATTCCAGTTCTCCCGGTAGTTCTTGTTCTTTGTCCTCGTACCTTTAAACCTAATGAATGTCTAACTCCTCTCCAACTCCTAGATTTCTTCTCTCTCTCTATGTCATTTCTTACGTAAAAGATGAGATCAGAAGTGACTAAATGTAGATCGGATCCGCTCTCATAATCCTTACGCCTATTATAAATCCAGCTAGGTAAACCCTTAATAGTGTGATCAGATAGTGTTGATTCTATCCTCTTTAAGTCAGCATCTGACAATTCGCCCAATCTCGCATTAGGATCCATATTTAACATACGTATTATGGCTTTAGCCGTATTGTATCCAATTCCTTTCACCATAGCCAATGC
The nucleotide sequence above comes from Sulfolobus tengchongensis. Encoded proteins:
- a CDS encoding 30S ribosomal protein S13, whose amino-acid sequence is MSQQFKYVVRIFGQDVDGTMKLPYALAMVKGIGYNTAKAIIRMLNMDPNARLGELSDADLKRIESTLSDHTIKGLPSWIYNRRKDYESGSDLHLVTSDLIFYVRNDIEREKKSRSWRGVRHSLGLKVRGQRTRTTGRTGMTVGVARKKAAQPQAQQSSQQQKSS